Proteins encoded by one window of Mus pahari unplaced genomic scaffold, PAHARI_EIJ_v1.1 scaffold_8854_1, whole genome shotgun sequence:
- the LOC110315746 gene encoding olfactory receptor 2D2-like translates to MIPGQNQSWVSEFILLGFSSDPMTNSILFIIFLLIYLSTVLGNGLIIMLVCLDTQLHTPMYFFLCNLSLLDMTFLTTTMPQMLVHLLAHSQTISFAGCWLQMFMFGGLGITECTLFVVMAYDRYVAICYPLRYTVILKWGLCIQLAAGSWICGFFSSLLHTFFTMSLPYCGPNRVNHYLCEGPSVRSLACMDTHFVEMVDLVLSVFLGVTPISLIVASYIRIAMAILKIKSTEGRCKAFSTCASHLTVVTLFYAPATYTYLRPDSSYTPEQDKQISLFYSAFTPLLNPVVYSLRNKDIKKAFLKVMGYGRCTSGPG, encoded by the coding sequence ATGATTCCAGGACAGAACCAAAGTTGGGTTTCAGAGTTCATCCTGCTTGGCTTCTCCAGTGACCCCATGACCAACAGCATCCTCTTCAttatcttccttctcatctacctGAGTACAGTCCTGGGCAATGGGCTCATCATCATGCTGGTCTGCCTGGACACACAGCTGcacactcccatgtacttcttcctctgtaACCTCTCCCTGTTGGATATGACCTTTCTCACCACCACCATGCCCCAGATGTTGGTGCATCTTCTGGCTCACTCTCAGACCATCTCCTTTGCAGGCTGCTGGCTGCAGATGTTTATGTTCGGTGGCCTGGGTATAACTGAGTGCACCTTATTTGTTGTCATGGCTTATGACCGGTATGTGGCCATTTGCTATCCACTGCGCTATACTGTCATCCTCAAATGGGGCCTCTGCATACAATTGGCAGCAGGGTCTTGGATCTgtggtttcttttcctctttattgcATACTTTCTTCACCATGAGTCTGCCATATTGTGGGCCCAACAGGGTCAACCACTACTTGTGTGAAGGTCCTTCAGTGCGTAGCCTGGCTTGCATGGATACTCACTTTGTTGAGATGGTGGACTTGGTCTTGAGTGTCTTTTTGGGTGTTACTCCAATCTCGCTCATTGTGGCCTCCTACATTCGTATTGCCATGGCAATTCTCAAGATCAAGTCCACAGAGGGGCGCTGCAAGGCTTTCTCTACCTGTGCCTCCCACCTGACTGTGGTCACATTATTCTATGCTCCAGCCACTTACACCTACTTGAGGCCTGACTCTAGCTACACCCCTGAGCAAGACAAGCAGATCTCACTCTTTTACAGTGCTTTTACACCGTTGCTCAACCCTGTGGTCTATAgtctgagaaacaaagatatcAAGAAGGCATTTCTCAAAGTGATGGGTTATGGCAGGTGTACCAGTGGACCAGGATGA